The following are encoded in a window of Xylanivirga thermophila genomic DNA:
- a CDS encoding homoserine dehydrogenase, whose protein sequence is MKDVHIAILGFGNVGMGVWEILMNNGSKVDCILGRKVEIKKILVRDINKKRSIDVPDGIFTDNIDEIISDDDIDIVVELMGGIQPAFQYIKESLKNGKHVVTANKAVMATRGRELLHLANEAGRELRYEASVAGGIPIINTLNKDLAANNIEEITGIINGTTNYILTQMTTRGMSFDEALKQAQDMGYAEADPSSDIEGEDAAFKLSILTSIAFGVQVSPEKIPTHGITNVTEMEIEYARQLGYTVKLLSKVKKVDKKLELYVHPALVPSNHPLAAVSDEFNALFIRGDAVGDLMLYGKGAGSLPTGSAVLSDIMYIIDDMDENNDRVIKRRKYNGDLEAVGEGKGEYYIRFQVADEPGVLGMISTTFGKYGISLASVVQQGHGEKSVPLVFVTHKVERTNLDAALKAIENCDFIEDIACILKVEKFKRFFK, encoded by the coding sequence ATGAAAGATGTACATATAGCTATTTTGGGATTTGGCAATGTAGGCATGGGAGTATGGGAGATACTAATGAACAATGGCTCAAAGGTGGATTGCATACTTGGGCGCAAAGTTGAAATAAAAAAGATTTTAGTTAGAGATATAAACAAAAAACGTAGTATAGATGTACCGGATGGTATTTTTACAGACAATATTGATGAGATAATTTCAGATGATGATATAGATATTGTGGTGGAGCTAATGGGTGGTATACAGCCGGCATTTCAATATATCAAAGAAAGCCTTAAAAATGGTAAGCATGTAGTCACTGCAAACAAGGCTGTTATGGCTACTAGGGGAAGAGAACTTTTGCATCTTGCCAATGAGGCTGGGCGGGAGCTTAGATACGAAGCCAGCGTAGCAGGTGGTATACCTATAATAAACACCCTTAATAAGGATTTAGCGGCGAATAATATAGAAGAAATAACTGGAATCATAAATGGTACTACAAATTATATACTAACCCAGATGACCACTCGTGGTATGAGCTTTGATGAGGCTCTAAAACAAGCCCAAGATATGGGATATGCTGAAGCGGATCCATCATCGGATATTGAAGGAGAGGATGCGGCATTTAAACTTTCCATACTTACATCTATTGCGTTTGGAGTACAGGTATCCCCAGAGAAAATTCCGACCCATGGTATTACCAATGTTACTGAAATGGAAATAGAATATGCGAGGCAATTGGGTTATACTGTAAAGCTTCTATCCAAGGTAAAAAAGGTTGATAAAAAGCTTGAGCTATATGTACATCCAGCACTGGTACCTTCTAATCATCCTTTAGCAGCAGTAAGCGATGAATTTAATGCCCTATTTATAAGGGGAGATGCAGTAGGAGATTTAATGCTGTATGGGAAGGGGGCAGGTTCTCTTCCTACAGGCAGTGCAGTACTTTCCGATATAATGTATATTATAGATGATATGGATGAAAATAATGATAGGGTGATTAAAAGACGAAAATATAATGGAGATCTTGAAGCGGTTGGAGAAGGAAAAGGTGAGTACTATATTCGTTTTCAGGTAGCCGATGAACCGGGCGTTTTAGGTATGATAAGTACTACCTTTGGTAAATATGGCATAAGCCTTGCATCGGTAGTACAACAGGGACATGGTGAAAAATCGGTTCCATTGGTTTTTGTTACCCACAAGGTGGAACGAACCAATCTTGATGCAGCATTAAAGGCAATAGAAAATTGTGATTTTATAGAGGATATAGCTTGTATACTAAAGGTAGAAAAGTTCAAGAGATTTTTTAAATAA
- the tyrS gene encoding tyrosine--tRNA ligase, whose translation MLAVDEQLSIILKGVEEIISLEELENKLYKAKKEERPLTIKLGLDPTAPDIHLGHSVVLRKIRQMQDLGHRAVIVIGDFTGMIGDPTGRSTARKQLSRAEVMKNAKTYKEQMFKILDREKTEIRFNSEWLDKLSFHDVIELSSKCTVAKIMEREDFKGRFEAHEPISMHEFFYPIIQGYDSVVLNADIELGGTEQKFNILMGRSLQRDLGQDSQVAIFMPILEGIDGEKKMSKSFGNYIGIDELPEDMYGKVMSIPDELIIKYFELATDIHPDELVYKKMLLSRHNINPMDVKMQLAREIVSLYHDMDKALKAEEYFKMVVQRKELPANMPVFEVPKEIMTNGSVDMSKLMVMAGLVSSTSEGRRIISQGGVKINGITVRGHKDVFIRHNDVLKVGKRRFMRLVIA comes from the coding sequence ATGTTAGCTGTAGATGAGCAATTAAGTATAATATTAAAAGGTGTAGAAGAGATAATATCTTTGGAAGAGCTTGAAAATAAGCTGTATAAGGCTAAAAAAGAGGAGCGCCCCCTTACTATAAAGCTTGGTCTGGATCCTACGGCGCCGGATATACATTTAGGGCATAGCGTGGTGCTAAGGAAGATAAGACAAATGCAGGATCTAGGGCATAGGGCGGTTATAGTCATAGGTGATTTTACCGGCATGATAGGGGATCCCACCGGTAGATCAACGGCTAGAAAACAATTATCTAGAGCAGAGGTTATGAAAAATGCAAAAACATACAAGGAACAGATGTTTAAGATATTGGATAGGGAAAAGACAGAAATAAGGTTTAACAGCGAGTGGCTTGATAAGTTGAGTTTTCATGATGTAATAGAATTATCATCTAAATGTACAGTAGCTAAGATAATGGAGAGGGAGGATTTTAAGGGACGCTTTGAAGCCCATGAGCCTATATCCATGCATGAATTTTTCTATCCGATTATACAGGGATATGATTCGGTGGTATTAAATGCAGATATTGAACTAGGTGGTACAGAGCAGAAATTTAATATACTTATGGGCAGAAGCCTACAAAGGGATTTGGGACAGGATAGTCAGGTAGCCATATTTATGCCCATATTGGAAGGTATAGATGGTGAGAAAAAAATGAGTAAAAGCTTTGGCAACTATATAGGTATTGATGAATTGCCAGAAGATATGTATGGCAAGGTTATGTCAATACCAGATGAGCTTATTATCAAATATTTTGAATTGGCTACGGACATCCATCCGGATGAATTGGTATATAAAAAAATGTTATTGAGTAGGCATAACATAAATCCCATGGATGTTAAGATGCAGTTGGCGAGGGAGATAGTATCCTTATATCATGATATGGATAAGGCATTGAAGGCGGAGGAATATTTTAAGATGGTAGTTCAAAGGAAAGAGCTTCCTGCTAATATGCCCGTATTTGAAGTGCCAAAGGAGATTATGACAAATGGGAGTGTAGATATGTCAAAGCTTATGGTTATGGCAGGTTTGGTTTCCAGTACCAGCGAAGGCAGGCGTATTATATCCCAAGGTGGTGTCAAAATAAATGGCATAACCGTGAGAGGACACAAAGATGTATTCATAAGGCACAATGATGTGCTTAAGGTGGGGAAGAGGAGATTTATGAGATTGGTTATTGCCTAA
- the uvsE gene encoding UV DNA damage repair endonuclease UvsE — MSIGYACILLGREDTKMSRCLLKNATEDRLRSITQANLAALSNIIDYNIENNIMLYRISSDIIPFATHQVNNIEWWEDYYDILNAIGVKIKNSGMRVSVHPGQYTVINSPDGDVVKRAIEELKYHNRLLECMGLDNTHKLILHVGGVYGDKNLAMDRFQNNFYKLPQEVKERLVIENDERNYNIGEVLGLSYNTGTPVVLDTLHHSINADDNRGLYDWIRICSSTWHNEDGRQKIHYSQQDRDGRSGYHSKTIDTAEFIKFYNGLVDNGLDDVDIMLEVKDKNLSALKCINLTSPSIPKKVLEEEWARYKYLVLSFSHRKYNNIREILKQDSISPMRFYAEIDEAIKMPEDMGAQKNAALHIWGYFKDIATDTEKREFFKRLEKYMEGGGVDSLKRYLYRLAKKYNEEYLMNSYYFFVH, encoded by the coding sequence ATGTCCATAGGGTATGCGTGTATATTGTTAGGGCGGGAGGATACCAAAATGAGCAGATGCCTGCTTAAAAATGCTACTGAAGATAGATTGCGAAGTATTACCCAAGCAAATCTTGCCGCCCTGTCGAATATAATAGATTATAACATTGAAAATAATATAATGCTGTATCGAATAAGCTCCGATATAATCCCCTTCGCCACCCATCAGGTAAATAATATAGAATGGTGGGAGGATTATTATGATATATTAAATGCCATAGGAGTAAAGATAAAAAATAGCGGTATGAGGGTATCAGTACATCCCGGACAATATACAGTGATAAACTCTCCAGATGGTGATGTGGTAAAAAGGGCTATTGAAGAGCTTAAATACCATAACAGGCTTTTAGAGTGTATGGGACTTGATAACACCCACAAGCTTATACTTCATGTAGGCGGGGTATATGGGGATAAGAATCTTGCTATGGATCGATTTCAAAATAACTTTTATAAATTGCCCCAAGAAGTAAAAGAACGATTGGTCATAGAAAATGATGAAAGAAACTACAACATAGGAGAGGTATTAGGGTTATCATATAATACGGGCACCCCAGTGGTATTGGATACTTTGCATCATAGTATAAATGCAGATGATAATAGGGGATTATATGATTGGATAAGGATATGCTCAAGTACATGGCATAATGAAGATGGCAGGCAGAAGATACACTATTCCCAACAGGATAGGGACGGTAGAAGTGGATATCATTCTAAGACCATAGATACTGCTGAGTTTATCAAGTTTTATAATGGACTTGTGGATAATGGGTTGGATGATGTGGATATAATGCTCGAGGTAAAGGATAAAAATCTGTCGGCATTAAAATGCATAAATCTTACATCCCCTTCCATACCTAAAAAAGTATTGGAGGAGGAGTGGGCTAGATATAAGTATCTAGTTCTCAGCTTCAGTCATAGAAAATATAACAATATACGGGAAATATTAAAGCAGGATAGCATCTCTCCTATGAGGTTTTATGCAGAAATAGACGAAGCTATAAAAATGCCGGAGGATATGGGTGCACAAAAGAATGCAGCTCTTCATATATGGGGATATTTTAAGGATATTGCAACGGATACTGAAAAAAGAGAATTTTTTAAGAGACTTGAAAAATATATGGAAGGCGGGGGTGTTGATAGCCTAAAGAGGTATTTATACAGATTAGCTAAAAAATATAACGAGGAATATTTAATGAACAGCTATTATTTTTTTGTACATTGA
- a CDS encoding NAD(P)/FAD-dependent oxidoreductase — MKYVILGNSAAGFFAATKLRDICEDDEIVVISRENTPVYSKIMLPYYIGNEITRDKLFLKDKNFYDKKHIKLVLDKNIMAIDTEKNIIIGEDGWSMAYDKLLIATGGRPFIPPIDGIDKVEFFTINSIEDADRIKGCAQTGGRAIVLGSGLTGIEMSIALSNLGMHVTMLEMGDRILPMQLDNDASNIMETQLKKLGISTMLKNTIHKVYITDEGIKRAELMDGQQLEFDLLLLAIGTRPDLSIIEGTSIKHNRGILVNEYMETSIKNIYAAGDIAEIKSDKNEGYVSSYIWPNAMAQGRCAASNMAGNHESFDGAAFQNVVQIRNMDFYSMGLINPNDDGYDILINYDKNNGIYKKIVIKDNAILGMVMLGDTLHTTEISNIIKNNRQVSKEQLDTYLSIR, encoded by the coding sequence TTGAAATACGTAATATTAGGAAACAGTGCAGCAGGATTTTTTGCCGCTACTAAGCTAAGAGATATATGTGAAGATGATGAAATAGTAGTAATATCCAGGGAAAACACCCCTGTTTATTCAAAGATCATGCTTCCCTATTACATAGGTAACGAGATTACAAGGGACAAACTTTTCTTAAAAGATAAGAACTTTTATGATAAAAAGCATATAAAGCTTGTATTAGATAAAAACATTATGGCCATAGATACGGAAAAAAATATTATAATAGGAGAAGACGGCTGGAGTATGGCATATGATAAGCTTCTTATTGCTACAGGTGGCAGACCTTTTATACCACCAATAGATGGTATTGATAAGGTAGAGTTTTTTACTATAAACTCCATAGAAGATGCCGATCGAATAAAAGGCTGTGCCCAAACAGGCGGGAGAGCTATAGTGCTTGGAAGCGGGCTTACAGGTATCGAAATGTCTATAGCCCTATCTAATCTGGGCATGCATGTTACAATGCTTGAAATGGGAGATAGAATACTTCCTATGCAGCTAGATAATGATGCATCTAATATAATGGAGACGCAACTTAAAAAGCTTGGTATCTCCACCATGCTAAAAAATACCATACATAAGGTATACATAACTGATGAAGGCATAAAGAGAGCAGAACTTATGGATGGACAACAATTAGAATTCGATTTGTTACTCCTTGCAATAGGCACAAGACCAGATCTATCCATTATAGAAGGCACCTCAATTAAGCATAATAGAGGTATTCTGGTAAATGAATATATGGAGACATCAATAAAAAATATATATGCTGCCGGCGACATAGCTGAGATTAAATCGGATAAAAATGAAGGATATGTCTCAAGTTACATATGGCCAAATGCAATGGCTCAGGGAAGGTGCGCTGCCTCCAACATGGCTGGTAATCATGAGAGTTTTGATGGGGCAGCTTTTCAAAATGTAGTTCAAATACGAAATATGGACTTTTACTCCATGGGACTTATAAACCCAAATGATGATGGATATGACATCTTGATAAACTACGATAAAAACAATGGTATATACAAAAAAATAGTCATAAAGGATAATGCAATACTTGGCATGGTAATGCTAGGTGATACACTTCACACCACCGAAATATCGAATATTATAAAAAACAACAGGCAGGTATCAAAAGAACAGTTAGATACCTACCTCAGTATCCGATGA
- the ileS gene encoding isoleucine--tRNA ligase, which yields MYEKVSTDLNFVDREQEVLDFWERNDIFQKSVKLRQGRPEFTFYDGPPTANGKPHIGHILTRVMKDIIPRYKTMKGYNVLRKAGWDTHGLPVELEVEKMLGIDGKPEIEKYGIEPFIKECKKSVWKYKGEWERMSDRVGFWVDMDDPYITYDNNYIESVWWALKEIWDKDLIYKGHKIVPYCPRCGTSLSSHEVAQGYKDVNEPSIYVKFKVKDEDNLYLMAWTTTPWTLPSNVALTVNPNETYIKARQGDDVCILAEALAKDVLGEDFEIVDRFMGKDLKGMEYIPLFDFAKPEKKAYYVVTGDFVTLTDGTGIVHTAPAFGEDDARVGRENDLPFVQLVNEQGKFVDAVEPWKGVFVKDADPLIIKDLEKRGLLHKIEDYEHSYPFCWRCDTPLLYYARDTWFIRMTELRDNLLKNNNTVNWLPDNIKEGRFGNFLDNVVDWGLSRERYWGTPLPIWECECGHRHMIGSIAELKEMGENVPDAIELHRPYIDNIFIKCPKCGGNMKRVPEVIDCWFDSGSMPFAQWHYPFENKEIFENRYPADFISEAIDQTRGWFYTLMAISTLLFDKAPYKNVIVLGHVQDKDGQKMSKHKGNVVDPWDVLDKQGADAVRWYFYTSSAPWLPSRFYPEAVSEAQRKFMGTLWNTYAFFVLYANIDNFNPKDYKLEYDKLEVIDKWILSRLNSLIEYVEQNLDNYRITEPARAIQSFVDDLSNWYVRRSRERFWASDMPQDKINAFMTLYTVLETLARLTAPFVPFVAEKMYQNLVKTIDKTAPESVHLCDFPEANKEFIDKELEKNMDYVLKLVVEGRACRNKANIKNRQPIGTMYVKADMELPDMFKALVADELNIKKIVFTDDVSAFSTYLFKPQLKTVGPKYGKLVPKIREALVSSDGNELMARFKKDGKIELQVEDQNVELAIDDVLYECIDAEGMIAESDYDITVVLDTNLTPELIEEGFVREIISKIQTMRKEADFDILDNIYVYYTGNDRIADIMTNNKEEIKKEVLGKDLIGQAGEGYTKEWNINGEHVTFTVKKA from the coding sequence ATGTATGAAAAGGTATCGACAGATCTAAATTTTGTCGATCGTGAACAGGAAGTATTGGATTTCTGGGAACGGAATGATATATTTCAAAAAAGCGTTAAGCTAAGACAAGGTAGACCGGAATTTACATTCTATGACGGTCCCCCTACTGCTAATGGCAAACCCCATATAGGGCACATACTAACTAGAGTGATGAAAGACATAATTCCAAGGTATAAGACCATGAAGGGGTATAATGTGCTTAGGAAAGCAGGTTGGGATACCCATGGACTGCCAGTGGAACTGGAAGTCGAGAAGATGCTTGGCATAGATGGTAAACCAGAAATTGAAAAATACGGCATAGAACCATTTATAAAGGAATGTAAAAAAAGCGTATGGAAATATAAGGGTGAATGGGAGAGGATGAGCGACCGTGTAGGCTTCTGGGTTGATATGGATGATCCTTATATTACCTATGACAACAACTATATTGAATCTGTATGGTGGGCCCTTAAAGAAATTTGGGATAAAGATCTAATATACAAAGGACACAAGATAGTGCCATACTGCCCCAGATGTGGTACTTCCCTCTCCAGCCATGAAGTAGCACAGGGATATAAGGATGTAAATGAGCCATCCATATACGTAAAGTTCAAAGTAAAGGATGAGGACAACTTATATCTAATGGCTTGGACCACCACTCCATGGACGCTCCCATCAAACGTTGCATTAACGGTTAATCCTAATGAAACATACATCAAGGCAAGGCAGGGAGATGATGTATGTATCCTGGCAGAAGCATTGGCAAAGGATGTATTAGGTGAAGATTTTGAAATAGTGGATAGGTTCATGGGTAAAGACTTAAAGGGTATGGAATATATACCGCTATTTGATTTTGCAAAGCCTGAAAAAAAGGCATATTATGTAGTAACTGGAGATTTTGTTACCCTTACAGATGGTACTGGCATAGTCCACACAGCTCCCGCCTTTGGTGAAGATGACGCTAGGGTAGGACGGGAAAATGACCTGCCATTTGTGCAGCTGGTAAATGAACAAGGAAAGTTTGTAGATGCAGTAGAACCATGGAAGGGTGTATTCGTAAAGGATGCAGATCCCCTTATCATAAAGGATCTTGAAAAAAGAGGACTTTTGCATAAGATAGAGGATTATGAGCACTCCTATCCCTTCTGCTGGCGTTGTGATACTCCTCTTTTATATTATGCACGGGACACCTGGTTTATAAGAATGACAGAGCTTAGGGACAATCTCTTAAAGAACAATAACACTGTAAACTGGCTGCCTGATAATATAAAGGAAGGACGATTTGGAAACTTCCTTGATAATGTTGTGGATTGGGGCTTAAGCCGTGAAAGATATTGGGGTACTCCCCTACCCATATGGGAGTGCGAATGCGGTCACAGGCATATGATAGGCAGCATAGCAGAGCTCAAGGAAATGGGTGAAAATGTACCAGATGCCATAGAACTTCATAGACCATATATAGATAATATATTCATAAAATGCCCCAAGTGTGGAGGCAATATGAAGAGGGTTCCAGAGGTTATAGACTGCTGGTTCGATTCAGGTTCTATGCCATTTGCACAATGGCACTATCCATTTGAAAATAAGGAGATCTTTGAAAACAGATATCCTGCTGACTTTATAAGTGAAGCAATCGATCAAACCAGGGGCTGGTTTTACACACTAATGGCCATCTCCACATTGTTGTTTGATAAAGCACCTTATAAAAATGTCATAGTGCTAGGCCATGTGCAAGACAAAGACGGTCAAAAGATGAGTAAACACAAAGGCAATGTTGTAGATCCATGGGATGTACTCGATAAACAAGGAGCCGATGCAGTAAGATGGTATTTCTATACCAGTAGTGCACCATGGCTGCCCAGCCGGTTCTACCCTGAAGCAGTAAGTGAAGCTCAAAGAAAATTCATGGGTACATTATGGAATACCTATGCATTCTTTGTGCTGTATGCCAATATAGATAACTTTAATCCAAAGGATTATAAGTTGGAATACGACAAGCTAGAAGTTATAGATAAATGGATACTCTCAAGGCTCAACTCCCTAATAGAATATGTAGAGCAAAATCTTGATAACTATCGCATCACCGAACCTGCTAGGGCTATACAGAGTTTTGTGGACGATCTAAGTAACTGGTATGTAAGAAGGAGCAGAGAGCGTTTCTGGGCATCTGATATGCCACAGGATAAGATAAATGCATTTATGACCCTCTATACGGTGCTAGAAACTTTGGCAAGACTTACCGCCCCCTTCGTACCATTTGTAGCAGAAAAGATGTATCAAAATCTGGTGAAGACCATAGACAAAACTGCACCTGAGAGCGTGCACCTATGTGATTTTCCAGAAGCCAACAAAGAGTTCATAGATAAAGAACTAGAAAAGAACATGGACTATGTGCTAAAGCTGGTAGTAGAAGGTCGAGCCTGCCGAAACAAGGCCAATATAAAGAACCGTCAACCCATAGGCACCATGTATGTAAAAGCCGATATGGAGCTACCTGATATGTTTAAAGCGCTGGTTGCAGATGAACTCAATATAAAAAAGATAGTATTTACAGATGATGTATCTGCCTTTTCCACCTATCTCTTTAAGCCACAGCTAAAGACGGTAGGTCCGAAATATGGAAAATTGGTACCTAAGATCAGAGAAGCACTAGTTTCTTCTGACGGTAATGAATTAATGGCTAGATTCAAAAAAGATGGCAAGATAGAGCTCCAAGTAGAAGACCAAAATGTGGAATTGGCCATAGACGATGTGCTATATGAATGTATAGATGCGGAAGGCATGATAGCCGAATCCGACTATGATATCACCGTAGTTTTGGATACCAACCTGACTCCAGAACTTATAGAAGAAGGATTTGTCAGGGAGATAATAAGCAAGATCCAGACTATGCGTAAAGAAGCGGATTTTGATATACTTGATAATATATATGTATATTATACCGGTAACGATAGGATAGCCGATATAATGACAAATAATAAAGAAGAAATAAAAAAGGAGGTGCTTGGAAAAGACCTTATTGGTCAGGCGGGAGAAGGTTATACCAAAGAATGGAATATAAATGGAGAGCATGTAACCTTTACCGTAAAAAAAGCGTAA
- a CDS encoding zinc-ribbon domain-containing protein: MADKTIVCKDCGAEFVFTEGEQEFYKEKGFENEPQRCPACRKARKQQRNNRNYR, from the coding sequence ATGGCAGATAAGACAATAGTATGCAAGGATTGCGGAGCTGAGTTTGTATTTACTGAAGGTGAGCAGGAGTTCTACAAAGAAAAAGGTTTTGAGAACGAGCCTCAGAGATGCCCAGCTTGCAGAAAAGCAAGAAAACAACAGAGGAATAATAGAAACTATAGATAG